From Triticum aestivum cultivar Chinese Spring chromosome 4A, IWGSC CS RefSeq v2.1, whole genome shotgun sequence, a single genomic window includes:
- the LOC123082062 gene encoding small polypeptide ROTUNDIFOLIA LIKE 1-like: MEENKQHIWKKMSTAKQYKDGRLPGKETPEKRGSQGRRRELRRSASLPVRVASAAREQRARLYIMRRCVSMLVSSCWKNYP, translated from the coding sequence ATGGAGGAGAACAAGCAGCACATCTGGAAGAAGATGTCAACTGCAAAGCAGTACAAGGACGGCCGGCTGCCGGGCAAGGAGACGCCGGAGAAAAGAGGAAGCCAGGGGCGGAGGAGAGAACTGAGGCGGTCGGCATCTTTGCCCGTGCGGGTGGCGAGCGCGGCGAGGGAGCAGCGGGCGAGGCTCTACATCATGCGTCGCTGCGTCTCCATGCTCGTCTCCTCATGCTGGAAGAACTACCCATAA